The following are from one region of the Aspergillus chevalieri M1 DNA, chromosome 1, nearly complete sequence genome:
- a CDS encoding DUF4202 domain-containing protein (COG:S;~EggNog:ENOG410PN26;~InterPro:IPR025255;~PFAM:PF13875), whose product MTTPYEKALHQVDQAHSEDPRRIPYPNSSQPTSLQQQQDEIQETQNETIPYELHYATKMTQYLDKRQPNASELLRLAIRAQHLRRWEVPRDSYPMTKIGYHSWRNHLAKRQAELVVEICVKSGYTQDEAERVGALVRKEGLKRNPGEESETQVLEDVACLVFLDDQFEDFEKGIKDEEKVITILRKTWVKMSSKGHEMAIELSEEMSERARGLVQKALGG is encoded by the coding sequence ATGACAACCCCCTACGAAAAAGCCCTTCACCAAGTCGACCAAGCCCACTCCGAAGACCCTCGTCGAATCCCCTACCCAAATTCTTCCCAACCCACCTCCCTACAACAGCAACAAGATGAAATCCAAGAAACCCAAAACGAGACAATCCCCTACGAACTCCACTACGCCACCAAAATGACCCAATACCTCGATAAACGCCAGCCCAACGCATCCGAACTCCTCCGTCTCGCTATTCGCGCTCAACATCTTCGCCGCTGGGAGGTGCCGAGAGATAGCTATCCGATGACTAAAATTGGTTACCATTCGTGGAGGAATCATCTTGCGAAACGGCAGGCTGAGCTTGTTGTTGAGATCTGTGTGAAGAGTGGGTATACACAGGATGAGGCGGAGAGGGTTGGTGCGCTAGTTAGGAAGGAGGGATTGAAGCGGAATCctggagaggagagtgagaCGCAGGTCCTCGAAGATGTGGCCTGTTTGGTGTTTCTGGATGATCAGTTTGAGGATTTTGAGAAGGGTATTAAAGATGAAGAGAAGGTGATTACTATACTGAGGAAGACGTGGGTGAAGATGTCCAGCAAGGGGCATGAGATGGCGATTGAGTTGAGTGAGGAGATGTCGGAGAGGGCCAGAGGACTGGTGCAAAAGGCTTTGGGTGGTTAA
- a CDS encoding uncharacterized protein (COG:S;~EggNog:ENOG410PN5H;~InterPro:IPR013942;~PFAM:PF08633;~go_component: GO:0016592 - mediator complex [Evidence IEA];~go_function: GO:0003712 - transcription coregulator activity [Evidence IEA];~go_process: GO:0006357 - regulation of transcription by RNA polymerase II [Evidence IEA]), translating into MSDRTSSATFRVGFPSPSSPSVGYLKENDQPYISSDHFPQTPTSPPLMSVSAQSHATYFAPSQTSPRQATSQSADYSSLPPSDPMSSQISQQPTLSSTTTSFPTPASSVSGHLVDADKLTGTGMQESGSTVTADANLVPTQTPPEHTQTDHDRNMGGADPGTRVRDSANMDAMEIDNNDNSGSSNNEGAASSENNGFSLDSLQREFTSAYHLCKSSHVATGPDPSLDLVSLYGLGPIAKSVARMDPVTGEKINRLRKSYEGKLKGLGLAGRNKPVKNEAGMPGSLRHLTMWPEEEWQNQKVFGKQIKIADMDSALQQLQMKAMKLEPGTVPNNDYWEDVLGHEKPSKHAGAGDAGRKAAAPSGGVRAPSQSNGTPAPAELERSRPSRGHKRRYDDNSFVGYGEGYADDDDEGAFYSNSEGIGKKKRKKV; encoded by the exons ATGTCTGATCGCACCTCATCTGCGACCTTCCGAGTTGGATTTCCTTCACCTTCATCCCCTTCAGTCGGTTACTTGAAAGAGAACGATCAACCGTACATTTCGTCAGATCACTTTCCCCAGACTCCGACATCGCCTCCGTTGATGTCGGTCAGCGCTCAGAGCCATGCCACATACTTCGCACCCTCGCAAACGTCACCTAGGCAGGCAACATCACAATCCGCAGACTACTCCTCACTGCCCCCTTCGGATCCAATGTCTTCCCAGATATCGCAACAGCCGACCCTAAGCAGTACGACGACTTCGTTTCCGACTCCGGCCAGTAGTGTGAGTGGTCATTTGGTGGACGCGGACAAGTTGACTGGTACTGGAATGCAGGAATCTGGGTCAACTGTCACGGCAGATGCAAATCTGGTCCCTACACAAACGCCTCCAGAGCACACACAGACAGACCATGACCGGAATATGGGTGGGGCCGATCCCGGGACTAGAGTCCGGGATTCTGCGAATATGGACGCAATGGAGATCGACAACAATGACAACAGCGgtagcagcaacaacgaggGTGCGGCCTCGTCGGAGAATAATGGTTTCAGCTTAGATTCCCTTCAAAGGGAATTTACCTCGGCCTACCATCTCTGCAAAAGCT CCCATGTTGCAACTGGTCCAGACCCATCATTAGACCTTGTCTCGTTGTACGGGCTCGGTCCGATTGCGAAATCCGTAGCACGGATGGATCCGGTCACGGGAGAAAAGATCAATAGACTACGGAAATCATACGAAGGCAAGTTGAAAGGGCTTGGTTTGGCGGGCAGAAACAAGCCTGTCAAAAATGAGGCAGGCATGCCTGGTAGTCTGAGACATCTCACCATGTGGCCTGAAGAGGAATGGCAGAACCAAAAGGTCTTTGGGAAGCAAATCAAGATTGCGGACATGGATTCAGCATTGCAACAGTTGCAGATGAAGGCTATGAAATTGGAGCCAGGCACCGTGCCAAACAACGATTACTGGGAGGACGTGCTGGGCCATGAGAAGCCGTCGAAACATGCAGGTGCAGGTGATGCTGGGAGAAAGGCGGCTGCGCCATCTGGGGGTGTTCGAGCGCCCAGTCAGTCAAACGGCACACCCGCTCCCGCAGAGCTGGAGCGAAGTCGACCCAGTCGCGGACACAAGAGACGTTACGATGACAACAGCTTTGTTGGTTACGGCGAAGGTTACGCagatgacgacgacgaggGCGCCTTCTATTCGAACAGCGAAGGAATCGGGAagaaaaagcgcaagaaggTATGA